The following proteins are encoded in a genomic region of Anticarsia gemmatalis isolate Benzon Research Colony breed Stoneville strain chromosome 17, ilAntGemm2 primary, whole genome shotgun sequence:
- the LOC142980089 gene encoding general transcription factor II-I repeat domain-containing protein 2-like: MMACRKRAVDCKCRVVQDKWCLKYFFIQHDGRPECLICNVEIPEFKEYHLARHFNTRHSNTVYAYMNDSDRRKHADGLRRSQAAQRNAQIRQNTAQRAATLAGYVVAYKIAQKNKPYSEGEFTKHCMTAVTNFVRLENINLLESVGLSQATVTTRVDDIASDLSAQLKQRIEKFKCFSLAMDISADRSDFAQLLIYIRGVDDDFTITEELASLHSLQGTITGEMIYNKFSEGLQNLNAPISKLCNITTDFVPNMIGNISGFSRIFRNQHPNHDVVFFHCIIHQDALFKAVMDISHVTRVIIQLISMIRSQGAPLPQFQDFLMAVDADYCQLLYHSEGRWASCGYMFERVWNIKEEIQDFLKIRTEQWADFKMYVDRDWHTEFAFYTDVLEHYNKLNRKLQGRKHFIDETWGFLRSFKAKLVLLYNSLDASDLTHFTRLLSMEPVSPAKMLAFSDILKKLHAEYETRFQDFYHMQMSLDTFSMPFNVDPETVPAELQLEIIEMQCSNHLKQLFLNTSKEDFYKALPKAEFPKITAHAQKIMAMFASSYLTEHTASTIKLRKNSMTHRLTDEQLFSLLKVTSSQLAPGLTELMLSQFQNVECTSPAPATAEPPNEQ; this comes from the coding sequence ATGATGGCGTGTAGAAAACGAGCAGTCGACTGTAAGTGTCGAGTGGTACAAGACAAGTGGTGTTTGAAATACTTCTTTATACAACACGACGGTAGGCCAGAATGTCTCATATGTAATGTAGAGATACCCGAATTCAAAGAATACCACTTGGCTCGCCATTTTAACACCAGGCACAGTAATACCGTATACGCTTACATGAACGACTCAGACCGAAGGAAGCACGCGGACGGATTGAGGAGAAGTCAGGCGGCGCAACGAAACGCGCAGATCAGACAGAACACTGCTCAGAGGGCGGCCACGCTGGCCGGCTATGTCGTGGCTTATAAGATCGCGCAGAAAAACAAACCCTACTCGGAAGGTGAGTTTACAAAGCATTGCATGACCGCCGTCACTAACTTTGTGCGTCTGGAGAATATCAACCTGCTCGAGTCCGTGGGCTTGTCTCAGGCGACGGTAACGACGCGGGTCGACGACATCGCATCTGACTTGTCCGCTCAATTAAAACAACGCATAGAgaagtttaaatgtttttctttggcGATGGATATAAGTGCAGACAGAAGTGACTTCGCTCAGCTGTTGATTTACATCAGAGGAGTGGACGACGACTTCACTATCACCGAGGAGCTCGCTAGCTTGCATTCCCTGCAAGGAACGATCACGGGAGAAATGATTTATAACAAATTTTCCGAAGGTCTTCAAAATTTAAATGCGCCCATTTCAAAATTATGCAATATAACCACGGATTTTGTTCCAAATATGATTGGAAATATCTCGGGATTTTCACGTATTTTCCGGAACCAGCATCCCAATCACGATGTTGTATTTTTCCATTGCATCATTCACCAGGACGCTCTTTTTAAAGCAGTGATGGATATATCCCACGTGACTCGCGTCATTATACAACTAATTAGCATGATTCGCTCGCAGGGCGCGCCGCTGCCCCAATTCCAAGATTTCCTGATGGCGGTCGATGCAGATTACTGCCAGCTTCTTTACCACAGCGAGGGGAGATGGGCGAGCTGTGGCTATATGTTTGAGCGAGTCTGGAATATAAAAGAGGAAATACAAGATTTCTTAAAGATTAGAACGGAACAATGGGCTGACTTTAAGATGTACGTAGACAGAGATTGGCACACCGAATTCGCATTTTATACCGATGTGCTCGAACACTACAACAAATTAAATAGAAAGTTGCAAGGACGGAAGCACTTTATAGATGAGACTTGGGGATTTCTGAGATCATTTAAAGCTAAGCTTGTCCTGCTGTACAACAGCTTGGATGCTAGTGATTTGACTCACTTTACACGTCTACTGTCCATGGAACCGGTGAGTCCCGCCAAAATGCTAGCGTTCAGTGACATCTTGAAGAAACTCCACGCGGAGTATGAAACCAGGTTCCAAGATTTCTACCACATGCAGATGTCGCTCGATACATTTTCGATGCCGTTCAATGTAGACCCGGAGACTGTCCCCGCAGAATTGCAGTTGGAAATTATTGAAATGCAATGCAGCAACCATTTAAAGCAATTGTTCCTGAATACCTCAAAAGAAGATTTTTACAAAGCACTGCCGAAAGCTGAATTCCCAAAGATCACTGCTCACGCGCAGAAAATAATGGCGATGTTTGCATCCTCGTACCTGACGGAACACACCGCGTCCACCATCAAACTGCGTAAGAACTCGATGACGCACCGCCTCACCGACGAACAACTGTTCTCGCTGCTCAAAGTGACGTCGTCGCAGCTCGCTCCGGGACTCACCGAACTTATGTTAAGTCAGTTTCAAAATGTTGAGTGTACGTCACCAGCACCCGCCACCGCGGAACCTCCGAATGAGCaataa